From the Bacillota bacterium genome, the window GTTCGCTCGCGCCCGCTCGGTGACGCAAAAGTGATTCTGCGGTATCGTGAGATACCGCTGGTGGTTGTTGCACCCAAAGCGCTGGGGCAGGTGGTTTTTCTGGCGTTTGACCCGAATCAGCCTCCCCTCAACGGCGGTAACGAGTCTCACGCTTTGTGGAGAAAACTGCTGAGCCTGCACGTTCGCCGTTTTGTTCCCCCGTTAGCGGTATTTCCGGAAAGTGAGCGCTGGGCAGGACCCTTCTGGGAGCAAAAAGGGCTGTATTCGCAGTTCGTGCAGGCGATGGTGAACGCCGTTGCCGCAAAGCCCGTGCCGCTGAACTGGTTGATTGCCTATCTGGGCGTATACATCCTGGTACTCATACCACTGAACTACATGGTGCTGCGCAGGCTGGACAGACTTCACCTCTCGTGGTTCACCTTACCAATGCTGGCGGTGCTAACATCTGTGGGGGGATACCTGATGGCGGCCCGGGTGCAGGTGGGCACGCACCAGATGCGCCACTGGACAGCATGGTACACCACCTCCGGTTCGCCGCAGGCGATAGTGGAAAGCGACTGGGTGCTGTATAGCGCACGCACACAACGCTACCGCCTGCGGGCGGGGATCGATGGCATCCTGCTGGAAAACTCTCCAAGCGACCTGCAATCCCGGCGCGTGGCAGAGATTCCACAGGAGACGCCGGCGGAACTGCGTGACGTGCCGATACCGCTGTGGTCGGCGCGAACATTCCACCTGAGCGGTACCATGAACCTGATGGGCAGTGTGAACCTCTCCACCGTCCGACAGGGTAAGGACGAGCTCGTTATCAGGGTACATAACAACACTCCCTACACGCTTCGGAACATCCGCGTGGTATTTCCTGATGGCTATTATGTCACCACAGCATCGTGCCGACCGGGCGAGCGAAGCAGCATCAGCGTGGCCGAGGCTTCCGGAACGTTTACTCGGTTTGTCGTTTCGCCACCGCCGCTCCCCGGCTACCCGCAGCCACAGCCTGCCGATGCACCTGGCGGGCAGGGATGGCGCAGGCAGGCGATGCAAAACTGGTTGAGCCTTGCAGGTATTCGCCTGAGCCGAGAGGCCGGTTCCCAGCGACTGGCACCTGATGCCGTGATGAGCCCGCCACGCCGTGACCTCTCTCGGGGGCTACTGGTGGCTGAGGTACAGGATGCACCGCCAGTGGTGGAGGCTTCACCTTTGCCGTCTTCCTCCAGTCAACAGGTGACGGTGCTGGCAGTCTACTTCGAGGTAGAGGGGGACAAGCCGTGATGGACTGGCGGGAGAACCCACTGCTCCGCCGAGAGCTGCTGTATCGCCTGCGTCCATCGTCGCCGAACCGTGCGCTGTTTGCGGTGGCAGGCGTGGTGTTCCTCCTGGCAGTGGCGTTGCTCTACTGGGCGGCGTTGCAAAGCGTACGCAACACCAGGGATTTCCGTGACCTGCTCACTCTCACCCTGGTCATTGAGACCTTGCTGGTGGTGGGAGGTGCTCCCGCTGCCACTGCCAATGCTGTTTCACGCGAGCGCGAACAGCGGACCTGGGACCTGCTGACCATCACCCTGCTGCGACCACATGAAGTGGTGCTGGGCAAGCTGCTGGGCAGGACGATACCTCTGTTTCTGCTCCTTCTGCTGGGCGCGCCCATGGTGGTGCTGTGTGTTGCCATCGAGCCACGTTTCGTAGTGTCAGCGCTGCTAGGGACACTGTGCGTGGTGGTGACCCTATTGTTTTACAGCACAGCAGCGCTGGCGGCATCCTGTTTCAGCCGAAAGACGGTGACCGCTACCGCACTGGCGTATCTGTTTGCCGGCGTGTGGGTATTCGGTACGCTCATCCTGTGGGGACTGACCAGCCTCATCTTCCCCGGTGTTGGGAGCCGTGAAGCCACCTTCTGGTTAGCGGTGAACCCCTTCGCGGTGATTGAACCCATCATGAACAATTACGCTCCCGGCGGCTACGCCGACAGCAGCCCTTTGTTCACTCTCAGCCCATGGACATTACTCGTGGTATACAGCGGATTGACTGTGTTGCTGATTTGGGTGCTGGTCAGCACCTATCGCCATTGGGCTTTCGGATGACACGAACTTCGCGTAAAGTGCGTTGCGAAAGAGCATGGGTGGTGCTACCCTCGCAACGACCTGGACCACTCCCTGTGCCACCCGCGCGACTGGAAGCACACGAGACCTATCTGATCAGGGTTTCGATCAGGCGGAAAGCAATCGCACCTGTGGTGATAGAGCGTATCACTGCGTCGATCTCCGCCTGTCGGTCGCGCAGTCGCTCTGCCATGACCTTTGTCGGCACGAAGATAATGTCCCCTAACCCCACGCTGCGTACCTTTTGCGCGGGCAGCACCTCTCCCGTCGCCCGGATAACCAGTATCCTGTCTCGTGCGGCATCGGAGGTAAATCCACCCGCATACTCCACGTAGTAGGAGACACTCTTGTTTGGCGTGTAAAGCACCGCAGAGGGCACGACCACCGCTCCCGTAACCGCTACGGTAGTGGGCTTTTCGGGAATGTAGATGATGTCTCCGTCGCGCACCTCCACATCCGCCTCGCTGCCGGGCTTTTGCAGAGCAGTGGCAAGGTCGACACGCACGTTACCCGCAGGGAGCAGGTCTTCTTCCTTCAGAGGGCGTGCCTGCGACACCAGGTCACGTGTCAGCAGCGTCGCAGCTTCGGCAACCTTCTCGGGTGCAGGAGCGGTTGGTGCAGTCTGTCCGAGCAGAGCAGACGCACTGGTTGGGATTGGCGGTTGCGCCAGTTCGGCTGCGAACCGCACACGTTCCACGTCTGACCGCGCCAGCGCACGCCGGTACTCTTCCTCGTTCACGACCTGCAGTACCTGCAGGATGCGCCCCGTCAGTGTCTTTTGCAGTTCGCTGATTACCTGGTCGGGGCGGCGCATCAGGCGAGCTGCCTGGGGATATGCGGATTCAAGCAGACCGCCTGCCCGCCTCACGATGTCGCTGAGGCGTTCGGTGGGCGCACGCAAGGTATACGGTCCGGGCTCTTTCACCGCACCGCGCAGGTAAACCGTCAGCGGTTTCAGACGGAAATCACCCCTTGCCGGCACTGTCACTACATCACCGTCCTCCAGCAATGGGTTGCTGGATTCCATACCAGACAAAGCCTGATTCAGGTCAACCTCCAAAGGCGGCGTGCCGATCGGTTTCCTCGCTTTGGCAATCTCCACCCGCTCGGCGGCTTCAGGTAGGGGACCTCCTGCCAGGCGGATCAGGTCAGCCAGGCGCATGTTCTCCGCACGGGGATAGGCGCCCGGCGATTGCACCGCGCCGTCGATGGTGACCACGTTTTCGGGCGTGAACTGAGCCTGTTCGCGGGTATAGACCATCAGCATGTCACGGTCTTGCAGGAGTACGTTGTGTTCGGGGTCGTTCAGCATTGCCTTGCGCAGGTCGATGGCGAGCAGCGGACCGTAACTGCCATCGGGGTTGCGCCGTTGCAGGAAGGCGCGCTCGACGTAGGCATTGGGCAGTACCCCTCCCGCCTGCAGCAGCAGGTCCTGCACGTGCATGTTGTCGGCGCGATAGTATACGCCTTGCTTCTGTACCGCCCCTCGAACCTGCACGCGACGGTCTCCCATCCACTCCACGTCTTTTAGAGCATATACCACAAGCTTATCGCGTCGCTGCAGGGGGACGTCTGCCTGCGGGTCTCTCTGCAATGCCTGTGCCAGACGCACGGGTATCAGCGTTTGGGTGTTGTCCGGATTGGTACGGAACAGGTCGGCGCGGTCAACGTAGGCATCTTCCAAGAGCCCTCGCGCCCGCTCCACGAGGTCTGCTACTGTCATGCCTGGGGTCAGCGCGTAGTTGCCCGGTTGGTCTACTGCTCCCTCGATGGTGACGATGTTGGCGAAAACAGGGCGGATGCTGTAGACCTCTACGGTGTCGCCATCGTAGAGCGGCGGGTTGTTCGCTTCGTCTGATGCCAGCAGGTTGGCGTCAATGAGCTGGC encodes:
- a CDS encoding SLBB domain-containing protein produces the protein MRRIGFAFCFWLLLSTLSRAQTGHQTPLPPSPAQLSTVEQKRDKDALADATGNNARAMSTETRPQPTTQLERFGYSYFKQAREAITLRRLYFQMLLQGTLQRSNIPLTLPVTSQGEAEAAPAAPPEATHKQESPPPTGAVQKATPVTKETSKQETVPVTPPVPSRTEVPTTSESVPQLLFPPVYYPPSGTPQAPGTPFVLPPADALRNFVGPDAMLWMNVLMPAPERYQLGPGDLLTLRYWSETLEPREATVRIDPQGALNLPMGGRIIARGQTLPQLEETIRKALSRVIRNVEVTLTLRELRTMTIIIAGEAYAPGSYQVPAVATLFNALYACGGPSDNGSLRRIQLKRTDGSVHTFDFYRFLLHGDGSQDVPLQPGDVIFIPPVEMQVSISGEVHRPAIYELLPTERLRDAIAFAGGVKPSGVAQRVAVTSVRPGEARQLIDANLLASDEANNPPLYDGDTVEVYSIRPVFANIVTIEGAVDQPGNYALTPGMTVADLVERARGLLEDAYVDRADLFRTNPDNTQTLIPVRLAQALQRDPQADVPLQRRDKLVVYALKDVEWMGDRRVQVRGAVQKQGVYYRADNMHVQDLLLQAGGVLPNAYVERAFLQRRNPDGSYGPLLAIDLRKAMLNDPEHNVLLQDRDMLMVYTREQAQFTPENVVTIDGAVQSPGAYPRAENMRLADLIRLAGGPLPEAAERVEIAKARKPIGTPPLEVDLNQALSGMESSNPLLEDGDVVTVPARGDFRLKPLTVYLRGAVKEPGPYTLRAPTERLSDIVRRAGGLLESAYPQAARLMRRPDQVISELQKTLTGRILQVLQVVNEEEYRRALARSDVERVRFAAELAQPPIPTSASALLGQTAPTAPAPEKVAEAATLLTRDLVSQARPLKEEDLLPAGNVRVDLATALQKPGSEADVEVRDGDIIYIPEKPTTVAVTGAVVVPSAVLYTPNKSVSYYVEYAGGFTSDAARDRILVIRATGEVLPAQKVRSVGLGDIIFVPTKVMAERLRDRQAEIDAVIRSITTGAIAFRLIETLIR